The following are from one region of the Archangium lipolyticum genome:
- a CDS encoding alcohol dehydrogenase catalytic domain-containing protein, translated as MKAVVLREFGEASNLRMENMPDPRPGRGEVLIRVHACGVCYHDVINRRGNLPRTHVPAILGHEAAGEVVEVGPDTPGWKVGDRVATLQRLSCGECALCKSGRNSLCKKDNRFFGEEISGGYAQYMTAPVAGLGRVPANLPWPVAATVCCTLGTAVHTVRTRGRVRDGETVLITGASGGVGLAAVQLAKLDGARVIAVTSGEAKVAALREAGADEVIVSRGLEFASEARKRTGGEGVNVAIEIVGSATFGQTLKAMAPGGRVVVVGNLETGTVDLNPGLVIVKELEILGAYATTRQELDESLQLVADGKIRPFVAESVPLAEAGRAHFRLENREIAGRLVLVPPDVQ; from the coding sequence ATGAAGGCCGTCGTTCTGCGTGAATTTGGTGAGGCGAGCAATCTGCGCATGGAGAACATGCCCGACCCGCGTCCGGGTCGTGGCGAGGTGCTCATCCGTGTCCATGCCTGTGGCGTCTGCTACCACGACGTCATCAACCGCCGGGGCAACCTGCCTCGCACGCACGTGCCGGCCATCCTCGGCCACGAGGCCGCGGGCGAGGTGGTGGAGGTGGGTCCGGACACGCCGGGATGGAAGGTGGGAGACCGCGTGGCCACGCTGCAGCGGCTCTCGTGCGGCGAGTGCGCCCTGTGCAAGAGCGGCCGCAACAGCCTCTGCAAGAAGGACAACCGGTTCTTCGGAGAGGAGATCTCCGGCGGTTACGCGCAGTACATGACGGCGCCGGTGGCGGGCCTGGGCCGGGTGCCGGCGAACCTGCCCTGGCCGGTGGCGGCCACGGTGTGCTGCACCCTGGGCACGGCGGTGCACACGGTGAGGACGCGCGGCCGGGTGCGTGACGGCGAGACGGTGCTCATCACCGGTGCCAGCGGAGGCGTGGGGCTCGCGGCGGTGCAGCTGGCGAAGCTGGACGGGGCGCGCGTCATCGCGGTGACGTCGGGCGAGGCCAAGGTGGCGGCCCTGCGCGAGGCGGGAGCGGACGAGGTCATCGTCTCGCGCGGGCTGGAGTTCGCCTCCGAGGCGCGCAAGCGCACGGGCGGCGAGGGCGTCAACGTGGCCATCGAGATCGTCGGCAGCGCCACCTTCGGGCAGACGCTGAAGGCGATGGCGCCGGGCGGCCGGGTGGTGGTGGTGGGCAACCTGGAGACGGGCACGGTGGATCTCAACCCGGGCCTGGTCATCGTGAAGGAGCTGGAGATCCTCGGGGCCTACGCCACCACGCGCCAGGAGCTGGACGAGTCGCTGCAGCTGGTGGCCGACGGGAAGATCCGTCCCTTCGTGGCGGAGTCGGTACCGCTGGCCGAGGCCGGGCGGGCGCACTTCCGGCTGGAGAACCGCGAGATCGCGGGCCGGCTGGTGCTGGTTCCCCCCGACGTGCAGTGA
- a CDS encoding hydroxymethylglutaryl-CoA synthase family protein, giving the protein MKKQVGIEALAIAVPRRYVDIEDLARARGVDPAKYTAGLGAKEMAVADPGEDSVSLAATAAARLIQRNGVDPSRLGMLVVGTETGVDHSKPVASHVQGLLKLPRTMRTFDTQHACYGGTAGLMAASEWIASGAAAGRSAIVICSDIARYGLNTAGEPTQGGGAVALLVSEQPDLLAVDLGLNGSCSMDVYDFWRPLGRREAVVDGHYSISCYLDALSGAYRGWRERALAHEVVRWGEKLPGEQLERILYHVPFCKMARKAHTQLRLCDLEDAPGTRDSTPAAREEAAKSTASYEAQVASSLGLNARIGNVYTASLYLALAGLLNGEAAALAGKRIGLLSYGSGCAAEFYSGVVGEGAARRMAQADVEAVLARRERVSVEEYERIMRLASDAPEQLAPAPGEFRLAEIREHRRIYAAG; this is encoded by the coding sequence ATGAAGAAGCAGGTTGGAATCGAAGCGCTGGCCATCGCCGTACCCCGCCGCTACGTGGACATCGAGGATCTCGCCCGGGCGCGCGGCGTGGACCCGGCCAAGTACACGGCGGGCCTCGGCGCGAAGGAGATGGCGGTGGCGGATCCGGGGGAGGACTCCGTGTCGCTCGCCGCGACCGCCGCGGCCCGGCTCATCCAGCGCAACGGCGTGGATCCGTCCCGTCTGGGCATGCTGGTGGTGGGCACCGAGACGGGCGTGGACCACTCCAAGCCAGTGGCCTCGCACGTCCAGGGCCTGCTGAAGCTGCCGCGGACGATGCGCACCTTCGACACCCAGCACGCCTGCTACGGCGGCACCGCGGGCCTCATGGCGGCCTCCGAGTGGATCGCCTCCGGCGCGGCGGCGGGCCGCTCGGCCATCGTCATCTGCTCGGACATCGCCCGCTATGGGCTGAACACCGCGGGCGAGCCCACCCAGGGCGGCGGCGCGGTGGCCCTGCTCGTGTCGGAGCAGCCGGACCTGCTCGCCGTGGACCTCGGGCTGAACGGCTCCTGCTCCATGGATGTGTATGACTTCTGGCGGCCGCTCGGCCGGCGGGAGGCGGTGGTGGATGGGCACTACTCCATCAGCTGCTACCTGGATGCGCTCTCGGGCGCGTACCGCGGCTGGCGCGAGCGCGCGCTGGCGCACGAGGTGGTGCGCTGGGGTGAGAAGCTCCCGGGCGAGCAGCTCGAGCGCATCCTGTACCACGTGCCCTTCTGCAAGATGGCGCGCAAGGCGCACACTCAGCTGCGGCTGTGCGACCTGGAGGACGCACCGGGCACCCGGGACAGCACCCCGGCGGCGCGCGAGGAGGCGGCGAAGTCCACCGCCAGCTACGAGGCGCAGGTGGCGTCGTCGCTGGGCCTCAATGCCCGCATCGGCAACGTGTACACCGCCTCGCTGTACCTGGCGCTCGCGGGCTTGCTGAACGGCGAGGCCGCGGCGCTGGCCGGCAAGCGCATCGGCCTGCTCTCCTACGGCAGTGGCTGCGCCGCGGAGTTCTACTCGGGCGTGGTGGGAGAGGGTGCCGCGCGGCGGATGGCCCAGGCGGACGTGGAGGCGGTGCTCGCGCGCCGCGAGCGCGTCTCCGTGGAGGAGTACGAGCGCATCATGCGGCTGGCCTCGGACGCGCCGGAGCAGCTGGCCCCGGCGCCGGGGGAGTTCCGTCTCGCGGAGATCCGCGAGCATCGCCGCATCTACGCCGCCGGTTGA
- a CDS encoding CoA-transferase subunit beta: MNVETSATPAEVVVSLLAQEIEDDAVVATGVASPLAILAIAVARATHAPGLTYLACVGSLDPDLPSLLPSSEDLGYLDGRSAEVTIPDLFDHARRGRVDTVFFGAAEVDALGRTNMTASGSLEKPRTKFPGVAGAATLRRWVRRPVLVVPRQSKRNLVPEVQVATTRDDSRPVKIISDLGVFEVGAGGARLLSRHPWATLETIGERTGFSFQVPESLPVTPLPDARTLAAIRAIDSRGLRDQLVGA, translated from the coding sequence ATGAACGTCGAGACTTCCGCGACCCCCGCAGAGGTGGTGGTGTCGCTGCTGGCCCAGGAGATCGAGGATGACGCCGTGGTGGCCACGGGCGTGGCCTCGCCGCTGGCCATCCTCGCCATCGCCGTGGCCCGGGCCACGCACGCGCCGGGGCTGACGTACCTGGCGTGTGTCGGCTCGTTGGATCCGGACCTTCCCAGCCTGCTCCCCTCGTCCGAGGATCTGGGCTACCTGGATGGGCGCTCGGCGGAGGTCACCATCCCGGACCTCTTCGACCACGCGCGGCGGGGCAGGGTGGACACCGTCTTCTTCGGGGCCGCCGAGGTGGATGCCCTGGGGCGGACGAACATGACCGCCTCGGGCAGCCTGGAGAAGCCCCGGACCAAGTTCCCCGGTGTGGCGGGTGCGGCCACGTTGCGGCGGTGGGTGCGCCGGCCGGTGCTGGTGGTGCCGCGCCAGTCGAAGCGCAACCTCGTGCCCGAGGTGCAGGTGGCCACCACTCGCGACGACAGCCGCCCGGTGAAGATCATCTCGGACCTCGGAGTCTTCGAGGTCGGCGCGGGCGGGGCCCGGCTCCTGTCCCGTCATCCCTGGGCGACGCTCGAGACCATTGGCGAGCGCACGGGCTTCTCCTTCCAGGTGCCGGAGTCGTTGCCCGTCACCCCGCTCCCGGACGCGCGCACCCTCGCGGCGATCCGGGCGATCGATTCCCGAGGTCTCCGCGATCAGCTCGTGGGGGCCTGA